The Balneolales bacterium ANBcel1 DNA segment TCGCCGATAAATGCGTCGAAATCGGAAATCCCCTCTTTGGCGCAAAGTGACGGATTGGTAGTTACACCATCCAGCACGCCCATATCATGCGCTTCACGGATTTCCTTGAGGTTAGCGGTGTCGATAAAAAATTTCATCTTGCTGTAATGTTTAGAGTTGAACGAATTTGTCGTTTTCTGATATTGAATTCTAAAATACGTATGTTATTCTCAATATTATAAAATACGCTTTTTTACCACCGTATAAAAAGGATAATTATCCTGCGTTTTCAGGATAATTTCGCTCCTCCTCAATACGTACTATTCCATTTTATCTGCAGCAAGCTGCTATAACCATGACCAAAAACCGTACCTCTGCACCCGCCTCAGGGATCCGGCCGTTCGGCCGCGCCCCGGGCAGCGAAACCGTCTTCCTGATCACCTTGAAGAACAAACGGAATACGACCGTCTCAATTACCAATTACGGCGGGATTGTGACTTCCATCCGGGTACCCGACCGGGACGGAGCGTTTGCCAACGTGGTGCTGGGATTTGATGATTTCGATTCATACTTGCAGCCTCACCCCTTCTTCGGGGCGCTGATCGGACGCTATGCCAACCGTATCTCCGACAGCTCCTTCACCCTGAACGGACAGCGCTATGAACTTACCCCCAGCGAAGGGCCCAATCAGCTGCACGGCGGACCGGCAGGGTTCGACAAGGTCATCTGGGAATTTGATAATCCCGACTCGAATACCCTCATACTCACCTATGACAGCCCGGATGGTGAAGAGGGATTTCCCGGCAACCTGCAGGTTACCGTTACCTATACCCTCACCGACGATAACGAGCTCAAAATCGACTACCGGGCCCGGTCCGACCGGGACACGCATGTCAACCTCACCAACCACTCCTATTTCAACCTCACCGGTAACCCGGAGCTTTCGGTTCTGGACCATCAGCTGCTGATCAAGGCCAAAGCCTATACGCCCGTAGACCAGGCCTCCATTCCCACCGGAGAGATCACACCGGTGGCGGGAACACCCTTTGACTTCAACGTAGCGAAAGCCATAGGCCGTGACATCAACGCCCTGGAAAACGGCTATGATCACAACTATGTGCTTGGAGATGAAATCACTGATTTTCCCAAGAGAGTCGCCGTTGCAACCGACCCGTCAACCGGGCGAAAACTGGAAACCTTCACCGACAAACCGGGCATGCAGCTCTATACCGGCGGCGGCCTGTCCGGTGACATCGGAGGTCCGGGTACTCCTGCTTTCCGAAAATTTGGCGGATTCTGCCTGGAAACCCAGTTTTTCCCGGATTCGCCCAACAACGACCATTTTCCGTCCTCTGTACTGAAGGCGGGCGACGAGTACCGGACCACTACCATATACCGGTTTTCCACACAATAATTATTACATTTTTTATGTCCTTTTCTTTTGGTGTCCTTTTTGATATGGACGGCGTTCTGGTTGACAGCAACCCGGTCCACAAGAAGGCTATTCAAATGTTTTGCGCCAGGCATGGCAAGGAACTGACCGAATCGTTCCTGCAGGAACATATCTACGGCCGTACCAACAAGGAGTGGATTCCCGCGCTGTTCGACGGGATTACCGCTGAGGAGACCGACGCGCTCGGGGACGAAAAAGAGGCGCTGTTCCGCAGCATTTTTTCACCTCGCGACGCTGTCATCAAAGGCCTGTTGCCGTTTCTGGATAGTTTGCGGGACAGTCGGATTCCCATGGCTGTGGCCACCTCCGCTCCCATGGAAAACGCCCGTTTTATCCTGGAAGGGCTCGGCATCACCGATATCTTCAATGCCGTTCTTAGCTCCTCGGATGTTGAAATCGGAAAACCCCACCCCGACATCTACCTGAAAGCCGCGCACAGGATCAGCATGGCTCCGGCCGGGTGTGTTGTGATCGAGGATTCCATTGCCGGCATGGAGTCGGGATTGAGGGCCGGAGCGACCGTGATCGGAATCACCAGCACACACTCTCGACGGGAGCTGTCGGACTGCCACCTGGTTGTCGACTCCTTTGATGAACTGTCTCTATCCGCACTTGAAAATCTGACGGGGCGGTAGCGTCACAACATCGGGCATACGGTTTGCCGTTCAGGAATCCGCCAGAAGGATATCTTCGAATTCTATGGTGAAAGTTGTCCCGCTCTCCCTTTCGACACTCACTTTTCCTTTCAACTGGCTAACAAGCATATGCACCAGCCGCAATCCGAAGCTTTCGCTGTTTTCGATAGATACTGATTCCGGCAATCCTTTGCCGTTATCCCCGCAGATAAAAGTGACCGTGTCCCCTTCCTTTCGGGTCGATATTCGGATTTCCGGCTTTTCCACACCCTCAAAGGCATACTTCATCGAGTTGGTAATCAGTTCATTCAGAATGATACCCAGTAAAGCCGCGCTTTGGGTACTCAAATCAAAAGTGTCGGTTCCGGTATTAGCAACAACGTTTTCGGAGTAATTGAAAAAACTGTTCATCTGATCCACCAGCCCCCCCAAATACTGTTGGATATTAATCCGCTGATGCCGGTCCGACTGATTCAGCGTTTCGTAAAGAGCCTTCATACTCAATATCCTTGCGGCTGCATCCTCAAGTACCTGCTTCCCGTTTTCCGTTGTTGCTTCAAAAGATTCCAGCGAAAGCAGACTGTGCAGAATACCGAGGTTGTTTTTGACACGATGATTGATCTCCCTGAACTGCAGATCCTTGTCCGACAACAGTTTCTGAAGACCTTCCTCCACCTTCTTACGATGTGTGACATCACGAATAATGCTCATGACGGCCGGTTTCCCTTGCCAAGTGATAAACGAGGCGCTCAGTTCTACGGGTATTCTGGTACCGTCTTTGGCAATGTGGCATGTATCCAGAATTCTGTCGGGGATGGTTCCACCCAGATTGTTGACGCTTGCCTTTCCGATTGCAGGATCCACAAGGGGCAAACCATCCGGAATCAGTTCATTCCTTGAGTACCCCAGCTGTTCAATAACGGCATCATTTACTTTCAGCACTTTGCCGGCGTAATCGATGATCCAGACCGGGTCGTATATCCGGTTGATCAGCTCGGTAATATCGTAATCATCAACAATTCGCTGTTCTTCTTTCTGTATACGATCGGTAATGATTTCAGAATAGAGTATCAGGCCGCCGACACCACCATGCTGGTCGCGCCAGGGTCTGGCTTCCCACCGCAGCCAGTCAAGCGTACCGTCCTCCCTCACGTAAGCATCCCGGTCGGAACTCAGTGATTCCCCGGCAAGCACCCTGCTGTGCATTTCACCCCATTTGCTGTGCAGATTGGGAAACACCTCATCGTGATGTTTTCCGGTTATGGGTTCAAGGGATTGGCAAAAATTCTCCCGGTACGCCTTATTCGCAAAAAGATAGAACCTGTTTGAATCGAGGATAGCCACGGCATAATGACTTTGCTCCATGGCATCTTTCACCAGTTGGTCTACCTGCCTCTTGTGCTTCAGTTCTTCCCCGGCAGCTTTCCGGTCATGATGCGCCTTCAACATCATCCGCAATGCCGCACCGACGATATCGTGGCCCGATTCCCGAACAAGAAACCCCTCACACCCTGATTCCGGGATTTTCTGAAGCGCGGCAGTTTGATCCTGTGAAACCAGCAGGAGAACCGGCAGACTGCATGCATTCCGGATTTTTTCGGCGCTTTCCAGATCCTCCGTTTCCGTTTCCGGGCGGATGGTGACAACCACCAGGTCAATGCCCGGCATCAAAGTCAGGATTTCAATAGCCCGTCCCGCCGTAGCTGCCGGGATGACATTGTACCCGAGTTTTTCAAATAGTGACTTGTCTTCATTGCCGGTTTGCCGGTTCGGACAGGCAAACAGCATGGACTTCTGGTAGTTACCGGTCATTCATGTTAATAAGGATCCTGGATAGGCCCGAAAAGCTAATTGAAGGCGCCGCTTTTCAGGATAAAAAAAATAATTTTATTTCACCGGTCAGTACCGGCCCAACACAAAAAATAAGTCTGCCGTCCGGCTAAAGCTCAGCGATTACCCGGCCACACTCAAGGTTTTCAGGGCCGTGGTAGGGATTGGCTACCCGGTCGGAGTCGTTCAGCCATACAACATCCTCATCCCCATAATCACCACAGACAAAGACGTAAAGTGTTTCACCCGGATTCCCAAACTCCTCGAGCATTGCTATCATCTCCTCGGAGAACTCATGAAGTGCCTGCCGCTGGCCATTGATGTCTTCGGCATCAACAATATTACCGGCGAGAGACATCATCACTTGCTGGTATCCTTCCCAGGTAGAAACGACATCCTCCTCAAATATTTCGTGCGGAGTTGTTGCGATAGTGGTTTCCAGGCGTTCGGCCCACGCGGCCGACAGATCGTCGCGGTTGTGAACCAGCCCGTTTTTGGTGTTCATGTATTGCTCAATGATCCGGTTGATCCGTTCATTGACTTCCTGGGCCGACTGTGCAGTAGCCGGAACCGTCGCAGTCAGAAAGACTAGCGATATCAATACAAAGCAATAGTATCTCATCATATACCTCTCTTTCGTTGAAGTTCAGGTAACATTCAGACAGCTTCTGTTATCAAGATGTACATATTTAAGTGAAAAGAAAAGCGCTTTTTGAATCATTTGCCTGCATTAGTCCTCTATCGGTCGTTTTAAAAATCTTTCATATGCCCGGATCTATCACTACTTTCAAAAACGGCTGGTGCTGCTTTTTTTGAGTCATGCCAGATACTTGAACAGATAATTCCAAAACGGAAATTTCGTCCCATTATGGTCCCTCTAACTCCTTTTCCGTCAATGGAACAATCGGGCACATCTCTGATCCGGTGGGTGACCGATCTTCTGCCGGAATCATGGCACTTTTCCGGCATCGAAACGCTGATCGGGATACTCCTGCTGTTGGTACTGGTTGCCTTTCTCCACCTGATCGTAAGAGGCTGGCTGCTGAAGCTGTTCCAGAAGCTCAGCCGCACCGCCCGAAACCCGTGGTACGATGCGCTTTTGCAAAACCGGCTGCCGCAGCGAGCCCTGTTTCTGCTACCCCTGCTGATCTTTTACATAGGCTTCGAATGGGTCTCCGACCTGCCGGAAGAGCTTCTTGAGTTCTTTATGCGGATGATCAATGCGGTAATGATACTGGTCATCGCCAGAAGCAGTGACAGTTTTCTGTCGGCCATTCACACCCTGCACCTGCAAAAAGAGGAGTCACATCGGCGCCCCATCAAAAGCTACATTCAGCTCGGCAAGGTGCTGATTTACCTGATCTCCGCCATACTGATCATCGCTCAGCTCGCGGGACAGTCACCCTGGTACTTCCTGAGCGGAATCGGGGCCATGACAGCCATTTTTATGCTGGTTTTCCGGGACACACTGCTTTCACTGGTGGCCAGTGTGCAACTGACCAATAACGACCTGGTGCGTGTGGGCGACTGGATCGAGATGCAGCAGTTTGGTGCCGACGGTGACGTTATCGACATTGCGCTGAACAGCGTGCGCGTCCAGAACTGGGACAAAACCTACGCCATTATCCCCACCCACAAGTTTCTGGAGCACAGTTTTCGCAACTGGCGAGGCATGCAGGAGAGCGGCGGCCGGCGTATGATGCGCTCCCTGCTCATCGACATCGAAAGCATCCGGTTTCTCACCCTTCCTGAAGTGGAACGGCTGAAGGAGTCCTATCTACTGCGCAAGTATATCACCGACAAGCTGGAAGATGTCCACAAGTACAACCAGCAAAACCTGACCAGCCCCGGATCCATCACCAACGGACGCTGGCTCACCAATATCGGTACCTTTCGTGCATACGCCTTTGCATACCTGAAACACCATCCTCTGATCAACAAGGAGCTCTTTACCCTTGTCAGACAGCTCGAACCCACTCCAAACGGCCTGCCCCTTCAGCTCTACGGCTTCACGAAAAGCACCCAATGGGGAGATTACGAACAGGTTCAAGCCGATATCTTTGATCACATGCTGGCCATTATGCCCGAGTTCGGCCTGCGCCACTACCAGCACCCCTCCGGCTGGGATTTCGGCAAAATCCACAGCGGCAACCGGTCGGATGGCGCACACTGAAAAAAAACGCATGGCCATGCAGTGATTATTTTCATGCCGCAAGTGTAGATTGCACGTGTCCCGCCGTCCGGCGTAACTTGCTGTTTATTGTGCGTAATCAATTGAGGAGCCCGCCATGAAATCTCCCGCACTTGCCCGTCTCCCCGTATGTGACGTTCACGCGCTACGGCCCCTTCGTTTTCGTAATCCGGTTGCTGCCCCGCGACCTTTTCCGCTCCACCGGATGATATGCAGTTTGTGTGGACTGATCCTTCTTCTGGCCCTTCCACTGTTCGCACATTCCATGAATGCAGGAGCTTCCGGAGAGCCCGGTGGAAAGGGGGTCATCCAGCAAAGCAGCCAGCGGGTTTTGACGTTCCGTTCCGATGCCGACGGCATGCTGCTGGTGTCTCCGGACAGTAACGACATCCCAACCGCTCTTCCTTTCGGGAAAAAAATCATCCTTACCGGCAGCCATCACAGTCGTATCCGCACCCTGGAAATCCGGCAGTTTTTTGGCGATCATGAATCGGTGGTGCCGGTAAACCTCCAGGGGAGGCACTGGAGCGCCGTAACCGGTCCCTTTCCGCCCAACGAGGATGTCGTTTTTCTTTTCAGCCTTGCTACCGACCTGACCGCCTCCGACAAACAGACCATTCTGGATCAGTTCAGAAAATCCCTCGGTGAGTTTGTCGGGGAGCTGCGTGTTGACGGGCTGGATGACCGACAATTCCGCGACTCGATGAGGGTCTGGCTGGATGAGTATATGCCGCCGGAATTTGAGGACTATGCCGACCGTGACGGACGGACTCTTCGCAGTATTATTGTCGAAGCAGCACTGGACCGCGACCTCTCCGCGGTCAGAGACAGTCTCATCAACGCACAGCGAAACATGACCGGACTGCGTCCGGTAATTGAGCATTTAATGATAGAGACCGACAAACAGAAGCATCAGACACTGGATTCCCTCCGGCAACTGGCTCTGGAAGCACCTGATGACGATTCCCCGCAGCGGGAGGAGCTGGAAGAATCCCTGGGCAACTGGTTCCGCGACCTGAAAGAGCTGGGGCAATCGGTTCTGGATGCCCCCAACCTGCTATATGTATCCCGCCCGCTGCCTGCCGCTGAATATATCAGACGCTTCGATGACCTTTCCGAGCGTTTGAACCGGTTCGGATCGAAGCTCCGGGAATGGGGTGCAGACGATCCCCCCTTTCTCACAGCCATGCGCAATCATAAGCAGGGCCTTAAACTGGTATCCGAAAGTTACCTGAACTCGTTGCAGACCCTGCACACCGCGCACACCCGGATCGTAGCCGACGCAACGCAAGAAGTCGAGCAGGCCGAGCTGGTATCGGCGGCCTCCTTCTCCTCGGAAATCGGCACCAAGGATATTGAATCGTACGCGGGATTTGATGTGGGTCCGCTGGTAATCCCCGCCGCCGAAGCCTATGGCTACTTTTTCACCGTCAACATCTATCCCGGCAAGGTGGATGCCAACCGCGACCCGAGACACTGGTACAAGGACCGGCTCAGCCTTACGGCGGGAATCGGCCTTACTACCCCATATCTTGATGCCGACGGCCCCGTGTTTTATGCCGGTGCGGGATACCGAATCAACAGGGCTTTCCGGGTAACCGGAGGGGCCACGTTCTACCGGCCCGAAGGTGACGACAGCCTGAAATGGATGTTCGGTACCGGTGTAACCCTGCACTTCCGCTTTATCAACGACCTGCTGCACATTTTCAGCGGATCGACCACCGGGTTTTAATCCTTTTACCCGACAGTTACACGCAACCACGGTTTGAACCCATGATCCACTTCCTTTGCCCCATTACCCGTTTCCCGGGCCGCTTGTACCCGGCTTGTTCCCGGAGAACCGGGTTGTAACTCCGGTTGCCATTCATTGCAATCCGGCACACCACTATCTCCTCTTTCACATGCTCTAACCATTGATTTTTTCCCCAACCAGCACAATCATCCAACCTGACAAACCAATAAATTCCGGGAGTTTGACGTATGGCTTTAATAATTCTCAATCTTTCAACCACAACCGACAGCTCCGGCAAGTGTCTGGTAAGCATGGATGTCGGTGACACTCAAAACACCGGAAAAACCGGCCGGCTGAAACTGCATATTGGCGAGAGCCGGATCCTGGAGCAGGAAGTCACTCTGCGTTTCCCGATGCAAAACGTGACATTCGAGGTGCCTGGAGACGGACGTAATTACACCGTCAAGGCCGTCCTGATCTGCGGAGACGAAAAGCGGGAACTTGTCCAGGATCTGAAATTTTGCGGTTAATCCGGACCGCGATGAGGTCCCGAACGATATGCGCTCCCAATGCGTTAGCCCATTCAAACAAACACTAAAACGTCTGCTTTGTACCTAAATAGTTGATCAGTCAACTATTTTCTGCCGGTGGCCATCCACAGTCACATACAAACAAGGCGGCCAAAGAACCCACAAGCGTTTACACTCTAATGAGGAATTGACATGAAATCAAAAGACAAGGGCCTGCATCATATTACGATCATCGCCGGACCGGCGCAGGACAACTATGAGTTTTATACAAAAACGTTGGGACTCAGATTGGTGCTCAAGTCGGTCAACCAGGACGACCCTGGCACCTGGCACCTCTTCTATGCCAACGGAAGCGGCCAGCCGGGCTCCAGTATCACTTTCTTCCCGTTCCGCCTGGCGTCCCGTACCCCCGCAGGCACGGGCGAGGCCGTAGCCGTTTCATTTTCGGTGCCGGATCATTCCCGGGATTTCTGGGAAAATCACTTCCGGGAAAACCAGGTGGAAACTGGAGAAGCTTTTCGTCGCTTCGGTCTCGATGTACTGCCGTTCCGCGACCCAGACGGGCTGCAGCTTGAGCTGGTCTTCGACCCGGAAGTAAACGAACAGCCGGGCTGGGAAAACGGGCCGCTGCCCGCCGGGAACAGTATCCGCGGGTTCTGGGCTAGCACTCTGCTGATCACCGAAACGGAAACGACCGCACGCATTCTGGAAGAGGTCATGGACTTCGAACTGGCCGAAACGGAAGGCAACCGCAGCCTGTATCGCACAGCCAGTCCGATCGGCAATGCAATTATTCTGGAAAAAGCGGAAAAGGCCGACCCGAGGCATCCCGGCCGCGGTACCGTGCACCATGTCGCGTTTCGTGCCAACGACCGTGAGGATCTTGAGCGTATGCGGAGCCTGGTGGAAAACATGGGGCTTCAGCCGACACCGGTCATTGACCGGCATGTATTCCAGTCGGTTTACTTCCGGACACCCGCCGGTGTTCTGTTTGAAATGGCAACCGATCCTCCAGGATACAAATCGGTGGTAGAGCGTGAAGAGGATATGGGACGTGAGCTGTTCCTTCCCCCCTGGCTGGAGTCGCAGCGTAACAAAATCGAAGCCGCTCTGGATCCGCTGGAAGCCTGACCTTCAGGCTTCAATAGACATAGATCGGCACCGGCTCCGGCAGCTGAAACCGGACATTGGTAAAGCGGTCGCGGCGAATGTTTTCAAACCATTCCTCGTCACGTTCGATACCGGAATATTCCATAATCTGGCGTGCCAGTTTCATGGCTGTTTCGTTGCTTACGCGAATGGATCCGTGTGAGACCGCCTTGCCGATCGAGGAGGGATCGATGGTGCCGTGGATGGAACGGGGTGCATCGTAGACAAGCTGTGCCCGTCCCATCGGATTGTCCGGATCTCCGGGGGCCATGATCGCGAAGTTCCTTGCCCATTCCTGATCCGGGGGATGCCACCAGGGGTTCCAGACGACCTGGTGTATCCCCCATTGGCCCCTGCGGGTCGGCCACTCCGGTTTTCCAACGGCAACCGGATACGTAGCCACCACTTTATCCTCACTGACAACATACAGTTCCCGCATCCTGATGCTCACTTCTATCCGAAGATCGGTAAACTTCGGTTTCTCAATGGCAGGAAGCTCCACCGGGAAAAAAGGCAGATAGGAAGCCGTATCCGGGCTGCCGGGTGGCGTCTCACTGAGAGCATCCACCGAAACCCCCGTGGTCAGGGTGGTATCCACACCCCCATAGCCTGACGACGGCCACAAGAGCAGTAAAAGGAGCCCTGAAATAAAGGTTACAGACAGCAATCTCATCAACAGGGGAATTATTACAATTATTACCCGGGAGGTTAACCGGTCGAAGTACACAAAAAATTAAAAAAATCCACTTATGTTGCAATTATATGGGATCAAGCGGCATCATAACAACATTTCCCGCAAAAAAAGGAGGAGCCATGAATGTCTGTCTTCTTATACC contains these protein-coding regions:
- a CDS encoding HAD family phosphatase, encoding MSFSFGVLFDMDGVLVDSNPVHKKAIQMFCARHGKELTESFLQEHIYGRTNKEWIPALFDGITAEETDALGDEKEALFRSIFSPRDAVIKGLLPFLDSLRDSRIPMAVATSAPMENARFILEGLGITDIFNAVLSSSDVEIGKPHPDIYLKAAHRISMAPAGCVVIEDSIAGMESGLRAGATVIGITSTHSRRELSDCHLVVDSFDELSLSALENLTGR
- a CDS encoding PAS domain S-box protein, whose protein sequence is MTGNYQKSMLFACPNRQTGNEDKSLFEKLGYNVIPAATAGRAIEILTLMPGIDLVVVTIRPETETEDLESAEKIRNACSLPVLLLVSQDQTAALQKIPESGCEGFLVRESGHDIVGAALRMMLKAHHDRKAAGEELKHKRQVDQLVKDAMEQSHYAVAILDSNRFYLFANKAYRENFCQSLEPITGKHHDEVFPNLHSKWGEMHSRVLAGESLSSDRDAYVREDGTLDWLRWEARPWRDQHGGVGGLILYSEIITDRIQKEEQRIVDDYDITELINRIYDPVWIIDYAGKVLKVNDAVIEQLGYSRNELIPDGLPLVDPAIGKASVNNLGGTIPDRILDTCHIAKDGTRIPVELSASFITWQGKPAVMSIIRDVTHRKKVEEGLQKLLSDKDLQFREINHRVKNNLGILHSLLSLESFEATTENGKQVLEDAAARILSMKALYETLNQSDRHQRINIQQYLGGLVDQMNSFFNYSENVVANTGTDTFDLSTQSAALLGIILNELITNSMKYAFEGVEKPEIRISTRKEGDTVTFICGDNGKGLPESVSIENSESFGLRLVHMLVSQLKGKVSVERESGTTFTIEFEDILLADS
- a CDS encoding mechanosensitive ion channel family protein, which produces MEQSGTSLIRWVTDLLPESWHFSGIETLIGILLLLVLVAFLHLIVRGWLLKLFQKLSRTARNPWYDALLQNRLPQRALFLLPLLIFYIGFEWVSDLPEELLEFFMRMINAVMILVIARSSDSFLSAIHTLHLQKEESHRRPIKSYIQLGKVLIYLISAILIIAQLAGQSPWYFLSGIGAMTAIFMLVFRDTLLSLVASVQLTNNDLVRVGDWIEMQQFGADGDVIDIALNSVRVQNWDKTYAIIPTHKFLEHSFRNWRGMQESGGRRMMRSLLIDIESIRFLTLPEVERLKESYLLRKYITDKLEDVHKYNQQNLTSPGSITNGRWLTNIGTFRAYAFAYLKHHPLINKELFTLVRQLEPTPNGLPLQLYGFTKSTQWGDYEQVQADIFDHMLAIMPEFGLRHYQHPSGWDFGKIHSGNRSDGAH
- a CDS encoding VOC family protein — encoded protein: MKSKDKGLHHITIIAGPAQDNYEFYTKTLGLRLVLKSVNQDDPGTWHLFYANGSGQPGSSITFFPFRLASRTPAGTGEAVAVSFSVPDHSRDFWENHFRENQVETGEAFRRFGLDVLPFRDPDGLQLELVFDPEVNEQPGWENGPLPAGNSIRGFWASTLLITETETTARILEEVMDFELAETEGNRSLYRTASPIGNAIILEKAEKADPRHPGRGTVHHVAFRANDREDLERMRSLVENMGLQPTPVIDRHVFQSVYFRTPAGVLFEMATDPPGYKSVVEREEDMGRELFLPPWLESQRNKIEAALDPLEA
- a CDS encoding galactose mutarotase — encoded protein: MTKNRTSAPASGIRPFGRAPGSETVFLITLKNKRNTTVSITNYGGIVTSIRVPDRDGAFANVVLGFDDFDSYLQPHPFFGALIGRYANRISDSSFTLNGQRYELTPSEGPNQLHGGPAGFDKVIWEFDNPDSNTLILTYDSPDGEEGFPGNLQVTVTYTLTDDNELKIDYRARSDRDTHVNLTNHSYFNLTGNPELSVLDHQLLIKAKAYTPVDQASIPTGEITPVAGTPFDFNVAKAIGRDINALENGYDHNYVLGDEITDFPKRVAVATDPSTGRKLETFTDKPGMQLYTGGGLSGDIGGPGTPAFRKFGGFCLETQFFPDSPNNDHFPSSVLKAGDEYRTTTIYRFSTQ
- a CDS encoding DUF3347 domain-containing protein, which gives rise to MMRYYCFVLISLVFLTATVPATAQSAQEVNERINRIIEQYMNTKNGLVHNRDDLSAAWAERLETTIATTPHEIFEEDVVSTWEGYQQVMMSLAGNIVDAEDINGQRQALHEFSEEMIAMLEEFGNPGETLYVFVCGDYGDEDVVWLNDSDRVANPYHGPENLECGRVIAEL
- a CDS encoding L,D-transpeptidase, which codes for MRLLSVTFISGLLLLLLWPSSGYGGVDTTLTTGVSVDALSETPPGSPDTASYLPFFPVELPAIEKPKFTDLRIEVSIRMRELYVVSEDKVVATYPVAVGKPEWPTRRGQWGIHQVVWNPWWHPPDQEWARNFAIMAPGDPDNPMGRAQLVYDAPRSIHGTIDPSSIGKAVSHGSIRVSNETAMKLARQIMEYSGIERDEEWFENIRRDRFTNVRFQLPEPVPIYVY